The following proteins are encoded in a genomic region of Cryptomeria japonica chromosome 11, Sugi_1.0, whole genome shotgun sequence:
- the LOC131077334 gene encoding uncharacterized protein LOC131077334: MQEAKLNIDNTEGFLKYCRDWEGVFQEANGIAGGLGILWKRDSVKVNLSEKAENWMICNVYSMRENLDFPSINVYGPSNTAEKTKLWNILTNKIKDLGRDRVVVARDFNTLLDLDEKKGGLRMTNKVMDDFREFVVRNHLVDVIAKNGQYTWTNRRVNFANISERLDRHFIGEYWMESSFQTEACILLVSLSDHFLVELKLSEGKPKGLSSFKFLSMWWRDGEFSPNLGRWWKESNIFRGTPSFCFVKRMKFLKEKIKRWNRECFKNIFEEKIQIEEALLQINSDTILRGMTNDTFRREKALKEELAKVLLREEIFWRDKSKELWIKEGDANTKFFHASVKTKRGKNRIDTVMDQNGTFHSSFEAIEQLAVNNFKILLRNDNGGKNI; this comes from the coding sequence ATGCAAGAAGCTAAACTTAACATAGACAACACTGAAGGCTTTTTAAAATATTGTAGAGATTGGGAAGGTGTTTTTCAAGAGGCCAATGGTATTGCAGGTGGGCTAGGTATCTTGTGGAAGCGAGATAGTGTGAAAGTAAATCTCTCTGAGAAAGCAGAGAATTGGATGATATGTAATGTGTATAGCATGAGGGAGAATTTAGACTTTCCATCAATTAATGTATATGGACCATCAAATACTGCAGAGAAGACAAAGTTATGGAATATTCTTACAAACAAGATTAAGGATTTAGGGAGAGACAGGGTTGTTGTGGCAAGGGATTTTAATACCTTATTGGATTTGGATGAGAAAAAGGGGGGTCTGAGGATGACTAATAAGGTGATGGATGATTTCAGAGAATTTGTTGTGCGAAATCATTTAGTGGATGTCATAGCCAAAAATGGTCAATatacatggaccaatagaagagtAAACTTTGCAAATATTTCTGAAAGATTGGATAGGCACTTTATTGGAGAATATTGGATGGAGTCTTCCTTCCAAACAGAGGCTTGCATTCTCCTTGTTTCACTATCCGATCATTTCCTTGTTGAATTAAAATTGAGTGAAGGTAAACCTAAGGGGTTGAGTAGCTTCAAATTCCTAAGTATGTGGTGGAGAGATGGGGAGTTTTCGCCCAATCTTGGACGGTGGTGGAAAGAAAGTAATATTTTCAGGGGTACCCCTAGCTTTTGCTTTGTAAAAAGAATGAAGTTTTTGAAGGAAAAAATCAAAAGGTGGAATAGAGAGTGCttcaaaaacatttttgaagaaaaaatccaAATTGAAGAAGCACTTTTGCAAATAAATTCGGACACCATTTTGAGGGGTATGACCAATGACACATTCCGGAGAGAAAAAGCACTAAAGGAGGAGCTGGCAAAGGTTTTACTAAGAGAAGAAATATTCTGGAGAGACAAATCCAAAGAACtctggatcaaagaaggagatgcaaatacaaaattctttcatgcgtCGGTCAAGACAAAGCGTGGCAAAAATAGAATTGATACTGTCATGGatcaaaatggcacatttcattctTCCTTTGAGGCTATAGAACAGTTAGCAGTTAATAATTTCAAAATATTGTTGCGCAATGACAATGGAGGGAAAAATATTTAG
- the LOC131077335 gene encoding uncharacterized protein LOC131077335 → MGKVDGGDEESQEGNQEGLAIAGLSGGNGEFIIDLCMEISAEKALWEDFAVIARIIGPKMSQMEIKNWVFKNWGEDNVVKYIPKGFFVVVFAHESERCLILNQENWFVNGNPIYLQPWSPNFDPTPLAVYDSPVWIRLYNLLIEYWDDVVLETIGRSLGTLLEVDEHIIENNLYKFARMRIVAVQRIPT, encoded by the coding sequence atggggaAGGTAGATGGAGGAGATGAAGAATCGCAGGAGGGAAACCAGGAAGGACTGGCTATAGCAGGACTTTCAGGCGGTAATGGTGAATTTATCATTGATTTGTGTATGGAAATCTCGGCAGAGAAAGCTTTGTGGGAGGATTTTGCAGTTATTGCAAGGATAATTGGCCCTAAAATGTCCCAAATGGAAATCAAGAACTGGGTTTTCAAAAATTGGGGTGAGGACAATGTGGTTAAATATATTCCAAAAGGTTTTTTTGTGGTTGTATTTGCTCATGAATCTGAAAGATGTCTGattttaaatcaagaaaattggTTTGTTAATGGAAATCCAATCTATTTACAGCCCTGGTCCCCAAATTTCGACCCTACTCCCTTAGCGGTATATGACAGTCCAGTTTGGATTCGGTTGTATAACCTTCTGATTGAATATTGGGATGATGTGGTGCTGGAAACAATTGGAAGATCCTTGGGCACTCTATTAGAAGTAGATGAGCATATTATTGAAAACAACCTTTACAAATTTGCTAGAATGCGAATCGTTGCGGTTCAAAGAATACCAACATAG